Proteins encoded by one window of Lathyrus oleraceus cultivar Zhongwan6 chromosome 1, CAAS_Psat_ZW6_1.0, whole genome shotgun sequence:
- the LOC127115622 gene encoding uncharacterized protein LOC127115622 yields the protein MAGRNDAAMAAAMQAMAQAVQNLPNAGGDAGSRSLATFQRENPPVFKGKHDPDAALGWLKEIERIFRVMDCTPAQKVRYGTHMLAVEADDWWLETHERLTVAGEVITWDVFRREFLRKYYPEDVRGKKEIEFLELKQGNMSVTDYAAKFVELSKFYPHYTGGGAEFSKCIKFENGLRSEIKKAVGYQKIRIFPDLVDSCRIFEEDNNAHYKIVSDRRGKQHQNRGKPYEVPAGKGR from the coding sequence atggctggaaggaatgacgctgcaatggctgccgcaatgcaagcaatggcacaagcggtgcagaacttgccaaatgctggtggtgatgctgggtcacgtagcttggcgacttttcagagagagaatccgccggtgtttaaagggaagcatgatccagatgcagccttgggatggttgaaagagattgagagaatcttccgtgttatggattgcactccagctcagaaggttcggtatggtactcacatgctagcagtcgaagctgatgactggtggctagagactcacgagaggttgaccgtggcaggtgaagtcattacttgggatgtattccgtagggaatttctgaggaagtattatccggaagatgtccgtggtaagaaggaaattgaattccttgagctgaagcaaggaaacatgtctgtcactgattatgctgcgaaatttgtggagttgtccaaattttatcctcattacactggtggtggtgctgaattttcgaagtgcatcaagtttgagaacggattgcgctctgaaattaagaaggctgttgggtatcagaagatacgcatttttcctgatttggttgatagctgcaggatatttgaagaagacaataatgctcattacaagattgtcagtgaccgcagaggcaagcaacatcaaaaccgtggcaagccgtatgaggttccagctggaaaagggaga